A genomic window from Candidatus Bathyarchaeota archaeon includes:
- a CDS encoding ATP-binding protein, whose translation MGLLWLIGFIAISIMVFFICILTLGSCITFLSVPILLDHNTFSGLTPFIFLIGFGATAFIIVIMVLPLYSFFLHSVKKFCQNHTVTLTIKSLKFTLASTAAYFACFILSALHIAPIAAMLIGFTVLLVIMSQSVYELFIACFSWIIPLVFTRAWGNNLKIVNSNGVALLGGLLSFRYCVIGFVKVNAMLEKLGDVSKLRDALFGLYAAKVPVGYCVGFREKFSLYFFTYAESLFQRKAITIVLERLTILKETLSSQLPELNGEIVQGEEVIQELVSNLARGGRIQGFKGFVKTFREPCRWEIGGIGIEGAPAYKGERFNSLVETLLNLKLPALYVVTVQPITGFQLFLARCLYRNELRDEVGLERLPAEATKTSLRRRKLLAVKDLRLFRVGGTIWLGSETRGELRTALWAVKSVVKAEFSSEWTEIKVKEIRGFRFSRIIDQLRLLRPKGKHTILTASEAAIYIRLPSDNIPGVENKAVSDLAVPKGTQASLIERKESDDELILGQIIRNGRLPQQIATLPTYMLCGHLAIFGASRTGKSNFVKNLVLQLIDRDIPILVIDAHNEYVELLPLLKKEVWVIDPTNAEFSINILELPENVDSSNSVQVSPYVENATMLVKSLLPNSWGPILESLARESLYNVYLNCKDKTPTFGDWLKEAEKIANARDERYRNALDSFYARLMKFQQGWFGQFFNQRHTTLPIEEILEKPTFIQLRGLDNETQNFLAGSLFTLIVDYRKKHGAAERLHVTILEEAHLYAPKILRASSSLEEMSRVPASLFLAEAAKFNHSLILVDQFPSRVAEDAIVNCSTLVTFRVFYDLDKRVILAALGYDLGSARGTSLGEYLTTLEQGHAIVRTATSPYPFEIKTELIQIPAKTKLA comes from the coding sequence ATGGGGTTACTTTGGCTAATTGGCTTCATTGCCATCTCGATCATGGTGTTTTTCATCTGCATATTAACCCTAGGAAGTTGCATAACTTTTCTTAGTGTCCCAATCCTATTGGATCACAATACGTTTTCTGGCCTAACCCCGTTCATATTCCTTATCGGCTTTGGCGCGACAGCGTTTATAATCGTCATTATGGTTCTTCCGCTTTACAGCTTCTTTTTGCATTCAGTCAAAAAGTTCTGTCAAAACCATACCGTTACGCTCACAATTAAATCATTAAAGTTTACATTAGCCTCTACGGCAGCTTATTTTGCATGCTTCATTCTAAGTGCACTCCACATCGCTCCAATCGCAGCTATGCTAATTGGCTTCACTGTTTTGCTAGTTATCATGAGCCAGAGTGTTTACGAATTATTCATTGCTTGCTTCAGTTGGATTATTCCGTTAGTTTTTACACGCGCATGGGGTAATAATCTTAAAATTGTGAACTCAAATGGAGTTGCATTATTAGGCGGTTTGCTCTCGTTTAGATACTGCGTGATTGGTTTCGTTAAAGTTAATGCCATGTTGGAGAAGCTTGGAGACGTCAGCAAACTGAGAGACGCGCTATTTGGCTTATATGCCGCAAAAGTCCCGGTTGGATATTGTGTTGGTTTCAGAGAGAAATTTAGCCTTTATTTCTTTACTTACGCCGAAAGTTTATTCCAAAGAAAGGCGATTACAATCGTGTTAGAGCGGTTAACTATTTTAAAAGAAACCCTCTCTTCACAACTCCCTGAATTGAACGGAGAGATCGTGCAAGGAGAGGAGGTAATTCAAGAACTTGTTTCTAATCTTGCTAGGGGAGGAAGGATCCAAGGGTTTAAGGGATTCGTTAAGACTTTTCGCGAGCCTTGCCGTTGGGAAATTGGTGGGATAGGGATAGAGGGTGCTCCAGCATATAAGGGGGAACGGTTTAACAGTCTCGTGGAAACATTGCTGAACCTGAAATTGCCCGCTCTTTATGTGGTTACAGTACAGCCAATTACGGGTTTTCAACTATTTTTGGCAAGGTGTCTATATCGAAATGAGTTACGCGATGAAGTGGGACTTGAAAGACTGCCTGCCGAAGCGACTAAGACGAGTTTAAGGCGGCGAAAGCTTCTCGCCGTTAAGGATCTTCGACTTTTTAGAGTTGGCGGTACTATTTGGTTAGGTTCAGAAACTCGGGGAGAATTAAGGACTGCTCTATGGGCGGTAAAATCAGTTGTTAAGGCAGAATTCAGCTCCGAATGGACTGAAATAAAAGTGAAAGAAATTCGTGGGTTTCGCTTTTCAAGGATAATAGACCAACTTCGACTACTCAGGCCGAAGGGAAAACATACTATCCTTACGGCGAGCGAAGCTGCGATTTACATTCGGCTTCCATCCGATAACATCCCAGGTGTTGAGAATAAAGCTGTCAGTGACCTTGCTGTGCCTAAAGGTACCCAGGCATCATTAATTGAGAGGAAAGAAAGTGATGACGAACTTATTCTTGGGCAAATCATTAGAAATGGGCGGTTACCGCAGCAAATCGCTACGCTTCCTACTTACATGCTTTGTGGACATTTAGCAATCTTCGGGGCGAGTCGAACCGGTAAATCTAACTTCGTGAAAAACTTAGTTCTCCAACTAATTGATAGGGACATTCCAATTCTCGTAATCGACGCTCATAATGAGTACGTTGAACTTCTCCCTCTCTTGAAGAAGGAAGTCTGGGTTATAGATCCGACAAACGCTGAGTTTTCAATAAACATATTGGAATTGCCTGAAAATGTGGATTCCTCCAACTCAGTACAAGTTTCACCTTATGTGGAGAACGCAACTATGCTGGTGAAGTCGCTTCTCCCGAATTCTTGGGGGCCGATACTAGAAAGCTTGGCCAGAGAGAGTTTATACAATGTTTACCTGAATTGCAAGGACAAAACTCCAACTTTTGGGGATTGGTTAAAAGAAGCAGAGAAAATCGCAAATGCTAGGGATGAAAGGTACCGCAACGCCCTCGACTCCTTTTATGCAAGGCTTATGAAATTCCAGCAAGGCTGGTTTGGGCAATTCTTTAATCAGCGGCATACAACGCTTCCAATTGAGGAAATTCTAGAAAAGCCAACTTTCATTCAACTGCGCGGCTTAGACAATGAAACTCAAAACTTTCTTGCGGGGTCTCTCTTCACCTTGATAGTAGACTACCGTAAGAAGCATGGGGCGGCTGAACGATTACATGTTACCATACTTGAGGAAGCTCACCTATACGCGCCAAAAATCCTTCGCGCATCCTCCAGCCTGGAAGAAATGAGTAGGGTTCCAGCATCACTATTCCTAGCTGAAGCAGCCAAATTCAATCATTCATTAATTCTTGTAGATCAATTTCCAAGCAGAGTGGCAGAAGATGCGATCGTTAACTGCAGCACACTCGTGACTTTCAGAGTCTTCTATGACTTGGATAAACGAGTTATCTTAGCCGCGTTAGGCTACGATTTAGGCTCTGCACGTGGAACAAGTCTAGGTGAGTACCTGACTACGTTGGAGCAGGGTCATGCAATCGTGAGGACAGCTACTTCGCCATACCCCTTCGAAATTAAGACCGAACTGATTCAGATTCCAGCTAAAACCAAACTTGCATGA
- a CDS encoding nicotinate phosphoribosyltransferase — MAKTTKRTFDFVDENNMGLLTDLYELTMCASYFDNKRNELATFDLFIRDLPPNRSYFVFAGLEQVLLFLERVKFNLEQINWLRKQGFREDFLDYLNGFKFTGEVWAVPEGTTVFPNEPLIRITAPIIEAQLIETFLLNTVNVQTMIATKAARVVNAAQGRPVIEFGLRRTHGTDAGMKAARCSYIAGCDGTSNVLAGMKYGIPIYGTMAHSFVMFFDQEIEAFRAFVKTFPNTSTLLIDTFDDIKGAENAAIVAKELEKKGFKMRGVRIDSGDLVEISKKVRELLDEKGLNYVKILASGDLDEYKVEELLSKGAKIDIFGVGTRMSTSEDRPYVDIIYKLCEKMDKTGKFVPAMKLSKGKITLPGRKQVYRVKDSIGNFVRDIIALDNEKVEGESLLVKVMEKGKTIYDLPTLDEIRRRTLDNLSKLPEKYKRLKDAPRYPVELSPGLKKLMNDIQMKMLL, encoded by the coding sequence ATGGCGAAGACGACAAAACGCACATTTGATTTCGTAGACGAGAACAACATGGGCTTGCTTACCGACTTATATGAGTTAACAATGTGTGCCAGCTATTTTGATAACAAGCGGAATGAATTGGCTACGTTTGATTTATTTATAAGGGATTTGCCGCCAAATAGATCGTACTTTGTATTTGCCGGTTTAGAGCAGGTCTTACTTTTTCTTGAGCGTGTGAAATTCAATCTGGAGCAGATCAACTGGTTAAGAAAACAAGGGTTTAGAGAAGACTTTCTCGATTACCTAAATGGCTTTAAATTCACGGGGGAAGTCTGGGCGGTTCCAGAGGGAACTACAGTCTTTCCAAATGAACCATTGATAAGAATAACTGCGCCGATAATAGAGGCTCAATTAATAGAAACCTTTCTTCTAAACACTGTCAATGTCCAGACCATGATTGCAACTAAAGCAGCTAGAGTTGTAAATGCAGCTCAAGGAAGACCGGTAATCGAGTTCGGTTTAAGAAGGACACATGGCACCGACGCTGGAATGAAAGCGGCGAGATGCAGTTACATAGCAGGGTGCGATGGGACTTCTAACGTACTTGCGGGAATGAAATATGGAATTCCAATCTATGGAACGATGGCACATTCTTTTGTGATGTTTTTCGACCAGGAAATCGAAGCCTTTAGAGCGTTTGTAAAGACATTTCCAAACACATCTACACTTTTAATCGACACCTTTGACGACATTAAAGGCGCTGAAAATGCGGCTATCGTTGCCAAGGAACTAGAGAAGAAAGGGTTTAAGATGAGAGGTGTAAGAATCGATAGCGGAGATTTAGTGGAGATAAGTAAAAAGGTCAGGGAATTATTGGATGAAAAGGGTTTAAATTACGTCAAGATTCTTGCAAGCGGCGACCTGGACGAGTACAAGGTTGAAGAACTCCTGAGCAAAGGAGCCAAAATAGATATCTTCGGCGTCGGTACCAGAATGAGTACTTCCGAAGACAGGCCTTACGTGGACATAATCTACAAACTATGTGAAAAAATGGATAAGACAGGCAAATTTGTGCCTGCGATGAAGTTAAGCAAAGGCAAGATCACCCTTCCCGGGAGGAAACAAGTGTATAGGGTTAAGGACAGCATCGGTAACTTTGTTAGGGATATCATTGCATTAGACAATGAGAAAGTCGAAGGTGAATCGTTGCTGGTCAAAGTCATGGAGAAGGGCAAGACAATTTACGATCTACCCACACTTGATGAGATCAGGAGAAGAACTTTAGATAACCTTTCAAAGCTTCCTGAGAAATATAAGAGACTCAAAGATGCGCCTCGTTATCCAGTTGAGTTAAGCCCAGGATTGAAGAAATTGATGAATGATATTCAGATGAAAATGCTCCTCTGA